From the genome of Virgibacillus siamensis, one region includes:
- a CDS encoding divergent PAP2 family protein, with product MDFFANFPLWAALAAIVFAQVVKIPLRFAVTGEFKPGLAFSTGGMPSSHSAAVAALTTGVGIMEGVTSTMFAIAAIFSIIIMFDASGVRRQAGEQAVVLNKLVKDFQYFVDGAKGWNRKEEYEKRKELKELLGHQPIEVFFGGLSGIAIAFLVYQLY from the coding sequence ATGGACTTTTTCGCGAATTTTCCATTATGGGCTGCCTTAGCTGCAATCGTATTTGCACAGGTGGTGAAAATTCCGCTTCGGTTTGCGGTGACTGGTGAATTCAAACCGGGACTCGCCTTTAGTACAGGAGGAATGCCAAGCAGCCATTCAGCAGCAGTGGCCGCTTTGACCACCGGTGTCGGGATCATGGAAGGTGTAACTTCAACCATGTTTGCCATTGCAGCCATCTTCAGCATTATCATCATGTTCGATGCCTCCGGTGTCAGAAGACAGGCAGGTGAACAGGCGGTTGTCCTAAATAAACTTGTCAAAGATTTTCAATACTTTGTGGACGGCGCCAAGGGCTGGAACCGGAAGGAAGAATATGAAAAACGAAAGGAACTGAAGGAATTGCTTGGCCACCAGCCAATTGAAGTGTTTTTCGGCGGATTGTCGGGAATCGCCATAGCTTTTCTTGTATATCAGCTCTATTAA
- a CDS encoding 3D domain-containing protein, with protein sequence MKNLKFIQKTGMYALLIGLLWSAWPALSHMTALAVEDSVLPAAVTTEDAFSKRHVALKKKELNVEKSPKRYISSEQIKGPQTLAEAVNYEQYPSNTVVATGYTAGYESTGKTPEHSTYGITYSGIEVTRDLYSTIAADLDVYPIGTVMFIPGYGYGVVADKGAAINGNEIDLYYETVEDVYSQWGKQEVEVYIIKRGDGTLTADELKKLNENHALQVFREKIKKS encoded by the coding sequence TTGAAAAATCTGAAATTTATTCAAAAAACAGGAATGTATGCATTGCTTATCGGATTACTTTGGTCGGCATGGCCTGCATTGTCGCATATGACTGCATTAGCTGTTGAGGACAGTGTACTGCCGGCTGCCGTAACGACAGAAGATGCATTTAGTAAAAGGCATGTTGCATTGAAAAAGAAAGAGCTTAATGTTGAAAAATCCCCCAAAAGGTATATTTCAAGTGAGCAGATTAAAGGGCCGCAAACATTGGCGGAAGCTGTAAATTATGAACAATATCCGAGTAATACCGTTGTTGCGACAGGATATACGGCTGGATATGAGTCAACCGGCAAGACACCTGAACATTCAACATACGGCATTACTTATTCCGGTATTGAAGTTACACGAGACTTGTACTCTACTATCGCAGCGGATTTGGACGTCTACCCGATAGGAACTGTAATGTTCATTCCGGGCTACGGATATGGAGTGGTTGCGGATAAAGGCGCTGCAATTAACGGAAATGAAATCGATCTTTATTATGAAACAGTGGAAGACGTTTATTCGCAGTGGGGGAAGCAGGAAGTGGAAGTGTACATCATCAAACGAGGTGATGGTACTTTAACAGCCGACGAGCTTAAAAAGTTGAATGAAAATCATGCCTTGCAAGTGTTTCGTGAAAAAATTAAAAAGAGCTAA
- a CDS encoding YuiB family protein, with product MIQLVVSILLFFVIFFGLAFILNMLLRRTWLMAFIYPIIIVMIVDNFSTLEYFKHPDSAFSEALSRLMDITIVDITILGAGFIGTIVSGFVIKFLRKSGYQMF from the coding sequence TTGATTCAATTGGTTGTTTCGATATTATTGTTTTTTGTCATATTTTTTGGTTTGGCGTTTATTTTGAATATGCTGCTGCGACGTACATGGCTGATGGCATTTATTTATCCGATTATTATTGTGATGATTGTGGATAATTTTTCAACGTTGGAATATTTCAAGCATCCAGACAGTGCGTTTTCGGAGGCTTTATCGCGGCTGATGGATATTACTATTGTTGATATTACTATTTTGGGCGCTGGATTCATTGGTACGATTGTATCCGGATTTGTAATAAAATTCCTGCGAAAGAGCGGCTATCAAATGTTTTAA
- a CDS encoding NAD(P)/FAD-dependent oxidoreductase, with the protein MSDKVYDVTIIGAGPTGLFTAFYGGMRQASVKIIDSLPHTGGQLTALYPEKDIYDIAGFPKVGAQELVDNLEEQANIFDPTIVLEQSVQQIERLEDDTFKLISDKEVHYSKTIIITAGNGAFQPRRLNVGECDQFEGVNLHYHVKDMNHYKDQNVMLLGGGDSAVDWALMLEPIAKKVSLVHRRDKFRAHEHSVEKLFSSSVEILTPYVPKAISGTEKIDTVTLEEVKGDKTVEIDVDSVLCNYGFVSTLGPIKEWGLEIEKNSIVVNSRMETNIPGIYAAGDICTYPGKVNLIATGFGEGPTAINNAKQYIDPKARIQPKHSTAMF; encoded by the coding sequence ATGTCAGATAAAGTATACGACGTAACAATTATTGGCGCCGGCCCCACTGGCTTATTCACTGCTTTCTATGGTGGAATGCGCCAGGCAAGCGTAAAAATAATTGATAGTTTGCCGCACACTGGCGGGCAATTAACTGCCCTGTACCCAGAGAAAGATATATATGATATAGCCGGTTTTCCGAAAGTCGGTGCACAAGAACTAGTCGACAACCTGGAAGAACAGGCCAATATATTTGATCCAACCATTGTACTGGAACAATCCGTTCAGCAAATTGAGCGGCTGGAAGATGACACATTCAAGCTCATTTCAGATAAAGAAGTACATTATTCCAAGACGATTATCATTACAGCCGGAAATGGCGCATTTCAGCCTCGCCGGTTAAATGTCGGGGAATGTGACCAATTCGAGGGTGTCAATCTGCATTATCATGTAAAAGACATGAATCATTACAAGGACCAGAACGTTATGCTCCTTGGAGGCGGTGACTCCGCAGTGGATTGGGCGCTCATGCTGGAACCAATCGCGAAAAAAGTCAGCCTTGTCCATCGCCGCGATAAATTCAGGGCACACGAACACAGTGTCGAGAAACTTTTCTCGTCAAGCGTAGAAATTTTAACACCGTATGTACCAAAAGCTATCAGCGGAACGGAAAAGATTGATACGGTTACTTTGGAAGAGGTAAAAGGGGATAAGACAGTAGAAATCGACGTCGATTCTGTCCTATGTAACTATGGTTTTGTTTCCACCCTTGGGCCGATAAAAGAATGGGGACTGGAAATCGAGAAAAACAGCATCGTCGTCAACTCCCGGATGGAAACAAACATCCCGGGCATCTATGCAGCCGGAGACATTTGTACTTATCCGGGAAAAGTCAATCTGATTGCGACCGGATTCGGCGAAGGACCAACCGCCATCAATAATGCCAAGCAATACATTGATCCAAAAGCCCGCATCCAGCCGAAGCACTCAACCGCAATGTTTTAA
- a CDS encoding HesB/IscA family protein translates to MVITITDKAADQVKEMMHGEEEGVRLRFGIKGGGCSGLSYSLGFEYDVNEDLDNTYDINGIPVVIFNQDEPIIEGTTIDYKQNMMGGGFAIDNPNAIVSCGCGSSFKAKNREGTPENC, encoded by the coding sequence ATGGTTATAACCATTACGGATAAAGCAGCTGATCAGGTAAAAGAAATGATGCATGGTGAAGAGGAAGGTGTTCGCCTGCGTTTTGGCATTAAAGGTGGCGGCTGCAGCGGACTTTCGTATTCACTTGGTTTTGAATACGATGTGAATGAAGATCTGGATAACACATATGACATTAACGGAATTCCTGTTGTTATTTTTAATCAGGATGAACCGATTATAGAAGGAACTACCATTGATTATAAACAAAACATGATGGGCGGCGGATTCGCAATTGATAATCCGAATGCTATTGTATCGTGCGGGTGCGGATCTTCGTTTAAAGCGAAGAATCGTGAAGGTACACCGGAGAATTGCTAA
- the dapF gene encoding diaminopimelate epimerase: MKIAYTKMHGLGNNYIYIDLFNDELDEDLFPEVARQVSDINTGIGSDGMIVIHPSDTADVGMRIFNRDGSEGMNCGNGLRCVAKYAYEKGIVKTEDFNIQTRANVVKAAVQPVDGMVEEITINMGEPILQRSHIPMTGEEVDKVVSEPFVADGEELEITAVSMGNPHAVFFVDAIEDAPLYELGPVITDDSRFPDGVNVEFVEAVSPDELNFRVWERGSGVTQACGTGACAAVVAAVLNGIAERGNEITVHLSGGDLRIKWDYQNLVWMTGGAEIITEGIYFFKD, translated from the coding sequence ATGAAGATAGCCTATACAAAGATGCATGGACTAGGAAATAATTACATTTATATCGATTTATTTAATGATGAATTGGATGAGGACCTATTTCCTGAGGTGGCCAGGCAGGTATCAGACATCAACACTGGTATCGGATCGGATGGCATGATTGTGATACATCCGAGTGATACAGCAGACGTTGGTATGCGGATTTTTAACAGGGATGGTTCTGAAGGAATGAATTGTGGCAACGGATTACGCTGCGTTGCAAAGTATGCGTATGAAAAGGGAATTGTTAAGACGGAGGATTTTAACATCCAAACCCGCGCGAATGTGGTGAAGGCTGCGGTTCAGCCTGTCGATGGTATGGTGGAGGAGATTACGATTAACATGGGCGAGCCGATTTTGCAGCGGTCACACATTCCGATGACAGGGGAAGAAGTTGATAAAGTTGTTTCTGAGCCGTTTGTTGCAGATGGGGAGGAACTTGAGATTACGGCAGTCTCTATGGGAAATCCGCATGCGGTATTTTTTGTGGATGCCATCGAGGATGCTCCGCTTTATGAACTTGGCCCTGTTATAACTGACGATTCACGGTTTCCGGACGGGGTAAATGTTGAATTTGTTGAAGCAGTGTCACCGGACGAACTGAATTTTCGCGTATGGGAGCGGGGTTCAGGTGTCACCCAAGCGTGTGGTACAGGTGCTTGCGCAGCAGTTGTTGCAGCGGTTTTAAACGGGATAGCAGAGCGTGGAAATGAGATAACGGTCCATTTAAGCGGCGGGGATTTGCGGATTAAATGGGATTATCAAAACTTGGTCTGGATGACTGGCGGGGCAGAGATTATAACAGAGGGCATTTATTTCTTCAAAGATTGA
- a CDS encoding YuzD family protein, with amino-acid sequence MEKNLLVTVYGAEQICASCVGAPGSKDTYEWLQAAIGRKYVADDIDYEYIDIDNPPEVKKHQDFVERIIEEDLFYPIVFVNDELVAEGIPRLKSIYRELDKHGIALQS; translated from the coding sequence ATGGAGAAAAATTTACTGGTTACGGTTTACGGTGCTGAACAGATTTGTGCCAGCTGTGTAGGTGCACCAGGATCAAAGGATACATATGAATGGCTGCAGGCAGCTATTGGAAGAAAATATGTTGCTGATGACATTGATTATGAATATATTGATATCGATAATCCGCCTGAAGTGAAAAAGCATCAGGATTTTGTAGAGCGGATTATTGAAGAAGATTTATTTTATCCGATTGTCTTTGTGAATGATGAACTGGTTGCGGAGGGTATTCCGAGGCTGAAATCAATTTATCGTGAATTGGATAAACACGGTATTGCACTGCAATCTTAA
- a CDS encoding NifU family protein, protein MHEQVQEVLSKLRPFLLRDGGDVELIDVDENGIVLLRLMGACGNCPSSTITLKAGIERALMAEVPGVTEIEQVF, encoded by the coding sequence ATGCATGAGCAAGTACAGGAAGTGTTAAGCAAATTACGCCCATTTTTACTGCGTGACGGTGGAGATGTGGAGTTAATTGATGTAGATGAAAATGGCATTGTACTTCTTCGTCTCATGGGTGCATGTGGCAACTGCCCAAGTTCTACAATCACTCTGAAGGCCGGAATTGAACGCGCATTGATGGCAGAAGTTCCCGGTGTAACCGAAATCGAACAGGTATTTTAA